In the Euphorbia lathyris chromosome 5, ddEupLath1.1, whole genome shotgun sequence genome, one interval contains:
- the LOC136230423 gene encoding uncharacterized protein At2g23090-like yields MGGGNGQKAKMARERNAEKQKGGKGSQLDSNKKAMTIQCKVCMQTFMCTTSEVKCREHAEAKHPKSDVTACFPHLKN; encoded by the exons ATGGGAGGAGGCAACGGACAGAAGGCGAAGATGGCTCGTGAGAGGAACGCTGAAAAGCAGAAAGGCGGCAAGG GAAGTCAGCTAGATTCAAACAAAAAAGCCATGACTATCCAG TGCAAGGTGTGCATGCAGACTTTCATGTGCACAACGTCAGAGGTGAAGTGCAGGGAACATGCAGAAGCTAAGCACCCTAAATCTGATGTTACTGCATGCTTCCCACATCTCAAAAATTGA